A window of Pirellula sp. SH-Sr6A contains these coding sequences:
- a CDS encoding alpha/beta fold hydrolase, which translates to MKRIQLHVKDSGGAGTPIVMIHGFPLSHEAFQHQFDAFRKAGLRAVAYDRRGFGSSKKGEGPYDYDTLADDLEQVLVDLGLEQVVLLGFSMGGGEVARYVSRHGEDRLQGLVFAAAVTPYMAKSPDNPAGPLDRATAEEKLSALQADRDRYFESFVNKFYEVSGEVVVEESEIQKAIALCKQCDQAAAISCMKSFATTDFREDLAEVTVPALVIHGDSDAVVPFKGSGQLTHAAIRHSELEVIPGGPHGINVSHADHFNRRVMAFVEAAVRERV; encoded by the coding sequence ATGAAACGCATCCAACTTCACGTCAAAGATAGTGGTGGGGCCGGGACCCCGATCGTCATGATCCATGGTTTCCCACTTTCGCACGAAGCCTTTCAACACCAGTTCGATGCTTTCCGAAAAGCAGGCCTGCGTGCTGTGGCCTACGATCGTCGAGGATTCGGCTCCTCTAAAAAGGGTGAGGGACCGTACGATTACGATACCCTAGCAGACGACTTGGAACAGGTTCTCGTCGATCTCGGACTGGAACAAGTCGTTTTGCTCGGATTCTCGATGGGGGGTGGAGAGGTAGCTCGTTATGTGTCCCGTCATGGCGAGGATCGGTTGCAAGGGCTGGTGTTCGCTGCAGCCGTGACTCCTTACATGGCGAAATCACCTGATAATCCCGCTGGTCCCTTGGACCGAGCCACCGCCGAGGAAAAGTTGTCGGCGTTGCAAGCGGACCGCGACCGCTATTTCGAGAGCTTTGTGAATAAGTTCTACGAGGTCTCCGGAGAGGTTGTTGTCGAGGAAAGCGAAATTCAAAAGGCCATTGCACTTTGCAAACAGTGCGATCAGGCGGCTGCAATTTCCTGTATGAAGTCTTTTGCGACGACCGACTTTCGAGAGGATCTGGCGGAGGTGACTGTGCCTGCGTTAGTCATTCATGGGGATTCGGATGCAGTCGTTCCTTTCAAAGGTTCGGGGCAGCTGACGCATGCTGCGATTCGACACTCGGAGCTTGAAGTGATCCCGGGCGGTCCTCATGGAATCAACGTGAGTCACGCCGACCACTTCAATCGACGAGTCATGGCGTTTGTCGAGGCAGCGGTTCGTGAGAGGGTTTGA
- a CDS encoding ferritin-like domain-containing protein, which translates to MRLDSLEKLYVHELKDLYSAENQLLQALPRMEKAATDSDLKAALADHLKQTKNHVKRLESIFSGMDYQPGGHKCAGMEGLIKEGESLLEGDADSNVLDAALVAAAQRVEHYEMAGYGTARAYAEKLGRQADADLLQETLNEEGLCNQSLTRLAERRLNFMAMANA; encoded by the coding sequence ATGAGACTCGATTCCTTAGAAAAACTGTACGTACACGAACTCAAAGATCTCTACAGCGCCGAAAACCAACTGCTACAAGCGTTGCCACGGATGGAGAAGGCAGCTACGGACAGCGATCTCAAGGCGGCATTGGCGGACCATCTCAAGCAAACGAAGAATCACGTCAAACGCCTGGAAAGCATCTTCTCAGGAATGGATTACCAACCTGGCGGGCATAAATGCGCCGGGATGGAAGGGTTGATTAAGGAAGGGGAGAGTCTTTTGGAGGGAGACGCCGACAGCAATGTGTTGGATGCCGCCTTGGTCGCTGCGGCGCAGCGCGTCGAGCATTACGAGATGGCTGGTTATGGGACCGCACGGGCTTACGCAGAAAAGCTTGGTCGCCAAGCGGACGCTGACCTACTTCAGGAGACGCTCAATGAAGAAGGGTTGTGCAATCAATCCTTGACAAGGCTCGCTGAACGACGGCTGAATTTCATGGCCATGGCGAATGCCTAA
- a CDS encoding NAD(P)/FAD-dependent oxidoreductase codes for MKLTSDFPFWLLKNGMMHTYPSLTHDIHCEVLIVGGGITGAILMDHLSSAGLDVTMVDRRDICSGSTSASTALLQYEIDVSLTDMKALIGEQRAARAYELSHQSIDRLEQIANSLDVDVGFARRTSVYFADNRASALKLAHEARARKSIGLDAVYHDKTSTRERFGLDGEAALSSQQAASCDPYRLSHALIHRSVQRGSRVFDRTEIVSRKNIGSETELLTREKVKIQAKHVVYANGYESKTMIREPIVNLDNTYALVSEPILDTAPWSKDWIFWEAKEPYLYLRITDDNRLLVGGEDDEFHSPSRRDKSIPKKVAIIEKKVCALFPKWKWKTDYCWAGTFGKTKDGLAYIGRTDEIPNAWMALCFGGNGITFSAIAATMMVEFLQHGDSPDADLFAFGR; via the coding sequence GTGAAACTGACCTCAGACTTTCCGTTTTGGTTGCTGAAAAACGGAATGATGCATACCTACCCATCACTCACGCATGATATTCACTGCGAAGTACTCATCGTGGGTGGTGGTATCACAGGTGCGATTCTTATGGATCATCTGTCGTCCGCAGGATTGGACGTAACGATGGTGGATCGCCGTGACATTTGCAGTGGCAGTACCTCGGCCAGCACAGCCCTGTTGCAGTACGAGATCGATGTGTCGCTAACGGACATGAAGGCACTGATCGGTGAGCAGCGCGCGGCGCGTGCGTATGAGTTATCCCATCAGTCGATCGACAGACTGGAACAAATCGCGAACTCCCTCGATGTGGACGTGGGCTTCGCACGCCGTACGAGTGTCTACTTCGCGGACAATCGGGCGTCCGCATTGAAACTCGCCCACGAGGCTCGTGCGAGGAAATCCATCGGCTTGGATGCTGTCTACCATGACAAGACGTCCACCCGAGAACGATTTGGATTGGACGGTGAAGCGGCACTCTCCAGCCAACAAGCAGCCTCCTGCGATCCCTACCGCCTAAGCCATGCCCTGATCCATCGATCCGTTCAACGCGGTAGTCGAGTGTTTGACCGCACTGAAATCGTTAGCCGCAAAAACATTGGCAGCGAGACGGAGCTCCTAACACGCGAAAAGGTCAAAATTCAGGCAAAGCACGTCGTCTATGCAAACGGGTATGAGTCCAAGACGATGATTCGCGAGCCAATCGTCAATCTCGACAACACGTACGCTCTTGTTTCGGAACCGATCCTGGACACTGCCCCTTGGAGTAAAGATTGGATTTTTTGGGAGGCGAAAGAGCCCTATCTCTATTTGCGAATCACCGACGACAATCGTCTGTTGGTGGGGGGAGAGGATGATGAATTCCATAGCCCTTCGAGGCGCGACAAATCGATCCCAAAAAAAGTCGCGATCATCGAAAAGAAGGTTTGTGCACTATTCCCCAAATGGAAATGGAAGACTGACTACTGCTGGGCGGGAACGTTTGGTAAAACCAAGGATGGTCTCGCCTACATTGGTCGCACCGATGAAATCCCGAACGCTTGGATGGCCTTGTGCTTCGGAGGGAACGGTATCACATTTAGCGCCATTGCTGCCACGATGATGGTGGAGTTCCTGCAACATGGCGACTCCCCCGATGCGGACTTGTTTGCGTTCGGACGCTAG
- a CDS encoding DNA alkylation repair protein yields MTSTEIVAELKRLGNEGTARVLRNHGAHDPCLGVKIGDLKPIQKRLKKNYSLSLELYGTGIYDAMYLAGLIADPEQMTKTDLTGWVASASNPIASYVVGPIAAGSPAGWSLALSWIQSKKEIENIAGWSTLSAIASICPDEKLDLDEYQRLLADVEGKISQTKDAVRYQMNSFVIAVGSYIRSLTETAMETGNRIGVLTVEMGNTDCNVPFAPDYIRKVEARGAIGKKRKTAMC; encoded by the coding sequence ATGACATCGACGGAAATTGTCGCGGAACTAAAGCGATTGGGAAACGAGGGGACGGCTCGCGTGCTACGAAATCATGGAGCTCATGATCCATGCCTCGGAGTGAAAATTGGTGACTTGAAGCCAATACAAAAGCGTCTCAAAAAGAATTACTCGTTATCTCTGGAGCTTTACGGAACCGGAATTTACGACGCGATGTATCTCGCTGGATTGATCGCGGACCCGGAACAGATGACGAAGACAGACTTGACCGGCTGGGTCGCATCCGCGTCCAATCCGATCGCGAGCTACGTTGTCGGTCCAATCGCGGCTGGTAGTCCAGCAGGCTGGTCCCTCGCCCTATCCTGGATCCAGTCGAAGAAGGAAATCGAGAACATTGCAGGTTGGTCAACACTCTCCGCCATCGCCAGTATCTGTCCGGATGAGAAACTCGACCTCGATGAATACCAACGTTTACTCGCAGATGTCGAAGGGAAAATTTCTCAGACAAAAGACGCAGTGCGCTACCAAATGAATTCGTTTGTGATCGCTGTGGGAAGCTATATCCGTTCACTCACCGAAACAGCTATGGAGACAGGAAATCGAATCGGTGTGTTGACAGTCGAAATGGGTAACACCGACTGCAATGTTCCGTTTGCACCGGACTACATTCGGAAAGTGGAGGCTCGCGGAGCGATCGGAAAGAAACGCAAAACTGCCATGTGCTAA
- a CDS encoding ADP-ribosylglycohydrolase family protein: MASEKAIVGCILGTAVGDALGLPYEGMSPTRASKLLGPAVRYRFLLGRGMISDDTEHTCMVSQSLIESGGHVEAFSRRFASRLRWWILALPAGVGKATARSCIKLWLGIRPSKSGVYSAGNGPAMRAPILGATMDDVSQLLEFVRASSLITHSDPKAEYGAIAVALAARESSRCENVQAERWLELVSQSLPREATEWVEILRSTIRSVAQHESTLSFAQGLGLGRGVSGYTYHTVPVAIHCWLSFPNDFHKAVSEAIACGGDADTTAAIVGGIVGARVGKEGIPAEWLTGIWECPRTVRWMEALGRNLAHSWPVPQPGRAPRANPGMVLMRNLLFLAIVLCHGFRRLAPPY, from the coding sequence ATGGCGAGCGAGAAAGCAATCGTTGGGTGTATCCTAGGCACCGCAGTGGGCGATGCCCTGGGCTTGCCCTATGAAGGAATGTCGCCGACTCGCGCTTCGAAGCTGTTAGGGCCCGCAGTCCGTTATCGATTCCTGCTTGGCCGCGGAATGATCTCGGACGATACCGAGCATACATGCATGGTGTCACAATCTCTCATCGAATCCGGCGGCCATGTGGAAGCCTTTTCGAGGCGATTTGCTTCCCGACTGCGCTGGTGGATCTTGGCATTGCCCGCGGGCGTTGGGAAAGCGACGGCGCGCAGTTGCATCAAGTTGTGGTTGGGAATCCGCCCATCTAAATCAGGGGTCTATTCGGCTGGTAACGGCCCGGCCATGCGTGCTCCCATACTGGGTGCGACGATGGACGATGTGTCGCAATTGCTTGAATTTGTTCGAGCGTCATCGCTGATAACGCATTCGGATCCCAAAGCGGAATATGGAGCTATCGCGGTGGCACTAGCTGCGCGCGAATCGTCGCGATGTGAAAACGTCCAAGCGGAACGGTGGCTTGAACTGGTTTCCCAGTCGTTGCCTCGCGAAGCAACCGAATGGGTGGAGATCCTTCGATCCACCATCCGATCTGTGGCACAGCACGAATCGACTCTATCCTTCGCGCAAGGACTTGGTTTGGGACGCGGAGTTTCTGGTTACACCTATCACACCGTACCGGTTGCCATCCATTGTTGGCTCTCGTTTCCCAACGACTTTCACAAGGCGGTGAGCGAGGCCATCGCCTGTGGTGGCGATGCGGACACGACCGCCGCAATTGTTGGCGGAATTGTGGGAGCACGCGTTGGAAAGGAAGGAATTCCTGCTGAGTGGCTCACGGGCATTTGGGAATGCCCTCGAACTGTTCGTTGGATGGAGGCGCTCGGAAGAAATCTTGCCCATTCGTGGCCAGTTCCACAGCCCGGACGTGCACCCCGCGCCAATCCTGGGATGGTGCTCATGCGAAATCTGCTATTCCTGGCGATCGTACTCTGCCACGGTTTTCGACGTCTCGCCCCTCCTTATTAG
- a CDS encoding DUF1398 domain-containing protein, translating into MDCQLIEILQECAFGSLNGVLTFPEIVGKLASMGVERYHADYVRRETTYYLSDSESYVVSMPHPWYPIAKTFSGAEVESAVRQSQRNEHTYLDFLRKTSEAGCVGYFVQITGRRVVYFGREGDCHVETFPTAPIEATL; encoded by the coding sequence ATGGATTGCCAACTGATTGAGATCCTCCAAGAATGTGCCTTCGGTTCTTTGAATGGAGTGCTGACTTTCCCCGAGATTGTGGGGAAGCTCGCATCGATGGGTGTCGAACGGTACCACGCTGACTATGTTCGGCGAGAAACAACCTATTACTTGTCAGACAGCGAGTCGTATGTGGTCAGCATGCCACATCCTTGGTACCCGATTGCCAAGACTTTCTCGGGTGCAGAGGTGGAATCTGCGGTACGCCAGAGTCAGAGAAATGAACACACCTACCTGGACTTTTTGCGGAAAACGTCGGAGGCAGGGTGCGTTGGGTACTTCGTGCAAATCACCGGGCGTCGCGTTGTTTATTTCGGCCGCGAAGGTGATTGTCACGTCGAAACCTTCCCGACCGCTCCAATCGAAGCCACGCTTTAG
- a CDS encoding MarR family winged helix-turn-helix transcriptional regulator, whose amino-acid sequence MTPKKRPSELNDHLGYWLRYVSSHVSHAFAVKVEEQGVTVAEWVLLRVLFDVGEAKPSQIAESIGMTRGAVSKLAERLCQKKLLVRELSDDDRRSQTIGLTSAGKRLVPILAKLADENDRHFFGHLRADERRILVSTLEGIVRKNGWKDLPIE is encoded by the coding sequence ATGACACCGAAGAAGAGGCCATCGGAGCTGAATGATCACTTGGGATATTGGTTGCGGTATGTATCCAGTCACGTGTCGCATGCTTTCGCGGTAAAGGTGGAAGAGCAGGGCGTTACTGTTGCGGAGTGGGTTCTGCTTCGTGTTTTATTCGACGTTGGCGAAGCGAAACCAAGTCAGATTGCGGAAAGCATAGGCATGACGAGGGGGGCGGTTTCGAAGCTGGCCGAACGCCTTTGTCAGAAAAAACTTCTGGTTCGCGAGTTATCGGATGACGACCGACGCTCTCAGACGATCGGTCTAACGTCGGCCGGTAAGCGACTTGTCCCGATATTAGCGAAGCTCGCTGACGAGAACGATCGACATTTTTTCGGTCATCTCCGAGCGGACGAACGTCGCATCCTGGTAAGCACACTGGAAGGCATCGTTCGCAAGAATGGTTGGAAAGATTTACCTATTGAATGA
- a CDS encoding DNA polymerase beta superfamily protein has product MTESHIISVGTQVVILKDTYQSNHRVAHPAGSVGVIIRLPVDRSHAYRVKFNDGFEAAIHHDQLVRLSEFKRDQAVGSVDCSRTDLQNRIIYRCVIGSRAYGLEDEQSDTDRRGIFLPTAQMHWSLFGVPEQLENDETQEAYWEIEKFIVLALKANPNVLECLYSPIIEFATPLAMELIAMRESFLSKLVFQTYSGYVASQFKKMQSDIRNQGRVKWKHVMHLIRLLNSGIDILNEKKVAVQVGENRERLLSIKRGEVPFEDIEAWRRRLQLDFEQAFQQTTLPDRPDYERANAFLIRARERALQKELP; this is encoded by the coding sequence GTGACGGAATCACACATCATTTCGGTAGGCACCCAAGTTGTCATCCTGAAAGACACTTACCAGTCGAATCACCGAGTTGCGCATCCGGCTGGCTCCGTTGGCGTCATTATTCGATTACCTGTCGATAGATCGCATGCCTATCGAGTCAAATTCAATGACGGCTTTGAAGCGGCCATCCATCACGACCAGTTGGTGCGTTTATCCGAATTCAAGCGAGATCAGGCCGTAGGAAGCGTGGATTGTTCGAGAACCGATCTTCAGAATCGGATCATCTACCGTTGCGTCATAGGATCGAGAGCCTACGGATTGGAGGACGAACAATCCGATACGGACCGCCGCGGCATTTTCCTACCCACGGCACAGATGCACTGGTCACTCTTTGGCGTCCCTGAACAATTGGAGAACGACGAGACTCAGGAGGCTTATTGGGAGATCGAAAAGTTCATCGTCCTCGCGCTCAAAGCGAACCCGAACGTATTGGAATGCCTCTACTCTCCCATCATTGAATTTGCGACACCCTTGGCCATGGAACTGATCGCTATGCGTGAATCATTCCTGTCCAAACTGGTCTTTCAGACGTACTCGGGATATGTAGCCTCCCAGTTCAAGAAAATGCAGTCGGATATTCGTAATCAAGGTCGCGTCAAGTGGAAGCATGTGATGCACTTGATCCGGTTATTGAACTCGGGGATCGACATATTGAACGAAAAAAAGGTTGCCGTTCAGGTCGGTGAGAATCGCGAGCGATTGCTATCGATTAAGAGGGGTGAAGTCCCCTTCGAGGACATAGAAGCCTGGCGAAGACGACTACAGCTAGATTTCGAACAAGCCTTCCAGCAAACAACACTACCGGATCGTCCCGACTACGAACGAGCCAATGCGTTCTTGATCCGAGCGAGGGAGCGTGCCCTGCAGAAAGAACTACCATGA
- a CDS encoding DNA polymerase beta superfamily protein — translation MIDYEKMMTHVRSHPFPLVFATISGAHLYGFPSPDSDFDLRGVHLLPLEKVIGLNQGPATIEKEGVYDGLEIDLVTHDAAKFFGLMLKRNGYVLEQLLSPLVIYTTPVHEELKKLALACLTRHHAHHYLGFAATQWRLFQKESPPRVKPLLYTFRVLLTGIHLMRTGELEANLCSLNESAKLSYLDELTDRKRTGAEKGVLDSFDLAFFQREYERLTRDLEQSYAESSLPNAPTCREAIHDLLVRLRLGEARSAGYLESSVQAPGCKRSDE, via the coding sequence ATGATCGATTACGAGAAGATGATGACCCACGTGAGGTCGCATCCATTTCCACTTGTTTTTGCCACAATCAGCGGCGCCCATCTGTACGGGTTTCCCTCGCCTGATTCGGACTTCGATCTTCGGGGTGTCCACCTGCTACCCCTTGAGAAAGTAATCGGTTTGAATCAAGGTCCAGCGACAATCGAGAAAGAGGGAGTTTACGACGGCCTCGAGATCGACCTCGTCACGCATGATGCGGCAAAGTTCTTCGGTTTGATGCTCAAGCGGAATGGCTACGTCCTGGAACAGCTTCTTTCGCCCTTGGTTATCTACACGACACCCGTTCACGAAGAACTGAAGAAGTTGGCCTTAGCCTGCCTCACTCGGCATCACGCGCACCACTATCTTGGTTTTGCAGCCACCCAGTGGAGACTCTTCCAGAAAGAATCTCCACCGAGAGTAAAGCCGTTGCTGTATACGTTTCGAGTACTCTTAACTGGAATTCATCTGATGAGGACCGGAGAACTCGAAGCGAACCTCTGCAGTCTCAACGAATCTGCCAAGCTGAGCTATCTCGACGAACTGACCGATCGAAAACGTACTGGGGCAGAGAAAGGCGTCCTCGATTCTTTTGACCTCGCTTTTTTTCAACGTGAATATGAACGGCTCACGAGGGATTTAGAACAATCCTACGCGGAATCATCGTTGCCCAACGCTCCAACCTGTCGCGAGGCGATCCATGACCTGCTTGTACGATTACGGCTAGGGGAAGCTCGCTCGGCGGGCTACCTGGAGTCGTCCGTGCAAGCGCCGGGTTGCAAGAGGAGCGACGAATAA
- a CDS encoding chemotaxis protein CheB translates to MTMDDIPHFNDRLLVAIGASAGGLREIVTIVESLPTWFAGTLVVATHRDPRSPNILAEILAKRASIRVDEPTDEAQLECTTIYVGKANERVEVDQEEFSVETDSSSYARLHRIDDLFTSVAKSAGKDAVGVILSGMLSDGVEGLKAINDAGGYCIVQSPADADFPSMPTNALSHVDVDFVGTAQEIASFIMEISLGRNCS, encoded by the coding sequence ATGACTATGGACGACATTCCCCACTTCAACGACCGGCTTTTGGTTGCGATTGGCGCGTCGGCAGGTGGCCTGAGGGAGATTGTCACGATCGTCGAATCGTTGCCCACTTGGTTCGCCGGAACGCTGGTCGTTGCGACTCACCGTGATCCTCGCTCGCCGAATATCCTCGCGGAGATTCTCGCGAAACGGGCAAGCATTCGTGTCGATGAACCCACAGACGAAGCACAATTGGAATGCACTACGATCTATGTTGGCAAAGCCAACGAGCGTGTCGAAGTCGACCAAGAGGAATTTAGTGTCGAAACGGATTCATCCAGCTATGCCCGACTCCACCGCATCGACGATCTATTCACCTCGGTGGCGAAAAGCGCCGGCAAGGACGCGGTCGGAGTGATCTTGTCCGGTATGTTGTCGGACGGGGTCGAAGGATTGAAAGCGATTAATGATGCCGGTGGGTATTGCATCGTCCAATCACCTGCCGATGCCGATTTTCCGTCGATGCCAACCAATGCTTTATCGCATGTCGACGTCGATTTCGTCGGAACCGCGCAGGAAATAGCGAGCTTTATCATGGAGATCTCGCTAGGACGCAATTGTTCGTAG